The Tepidibacter aestuarii genome contains a region encoding:
- a CDS encoding aspartate/glutamate racemase family protein: MDSMKVSVIAGTPIDTQMGVDFLISKGINACGYSVSSCPEEQSKFQILSPFELADKIRKIIKKIKSENIDTILIYCNSLSASVDMDKLSIEEDIRIITPLSIYKKIAYNFKNIGVLTANNKSSAGIEKVVQSVNSDCNVIGIGILPLVVDIEKGISAEKIVEKFSLRNVMEFYNSIKVDVVILGCTHFPYLYNELKKYSEIPILDPAELMYDMIYEKVEML; this comes from the coding sequence ATGGATAGTATGAAAGTTAGTGTTATTGCAGGAACTCCTATAGATACTCAAATGGGAGTGGATTTTTTAATATCAAAAGGGATTAATGCATGTGGGTATTCGGTATCTTCATGTCCTGAAGAACAGTCAAAATTTCAAATATTATCTCCTTTTGAACTTGCCGATAAAATTAGAAAGATAATAAAAAAAATAAAATCTGAAAATATAGATACAATACTGATATACTGCAATTCTCTAAGTGCCTCAGTTGATATGGATAAACTGTCTATCGAAGAAGATATAAGAATTATTACTCCACTTAGTATTTATAAAAAAATTGCTTACAACTTTAAAAATATCGGTGTACTGACAGCTAATAATAAAAGCTCAGCAGGTATTGAAAAAGTTGTGCAAAGTGTAAATTCTGATTGTAACGTTATTGGAATAGGAATACTTCCTCTAGTTGTGGATATAGAAAAAGGTATATCTGCTGAAAAAATAGTTGAAAAATTTTCATTAAGAAATGTAATGGAGTTTTATAATTCTATAAAAGTTGATGTAGTTATTTTGGGATGTACTCACTTCCCTTATTTATACAATGAATTGAAAAAGTATTCTGAGATTCCTATTCTTGATCCTGCAGAACTAATGTATGATATGATATATGAAAAAGTTGAAATGTTATAA
- a CDS encoding phosphoribosyltransferase has product MFIDRKDAGKKLSIELEKYQDEKPIILAVPRGGIVTAYESIKKFGFEWDLIIPRKIGSSHNKEFAIGAVTSDGTYFIDEKYVNMFNISQEYIEKEVYEQKNEIKRRLNKYKGNEDFPKVKDKTVIIIDDGIATGFTILAAIKSIKKHGAKRIILAVPVAPHDTVTYLEGVVDTVICLLIPDEFYAVGLHYENFEQTEDEEVITIINELK; this is encoded by the coding sequence ATGTTTATAGATAGAAAAGATGCAGGAAAAAAACTTTCAATAGAACTTGAGAAATATCAAGATGAAAAACCAATTATTCTTGCTGTTCCAAGAGGTGGAATAGTAACAGCCTATGAAAGCATCAAAAAATTTGGATTTGAATGGGATCTAATCATTCCAAGAAAAATTGGTTCATCTCACAATAAAGAGTTTGCAATTGGTGCAGTAACTTCAGATGGAACTTATTTTATAGATGAAAAATATGTAAATATGTTTAACATATCTCAAGAATATATAGAAAAAGAAGTATATGAACAAAAAAATGAAATCAAAAGAAGATTAAATAAATATAAAGGAAATGAAGACTTTCCTAAGGTAAAAGATAAAACAGTAATAATTATTGATGATGGAATTGCTACTGGTTTCACAATACTTGCTGCAATAAAATCAATAAAAAAGCACGGTGCAAAAAGAATTATTTTAGCTGTACCAGTAGCACCACATGATACAGTTACTTACTTAGAAGGAGTTGTAGACACAGTTATATGTCTATTAATCCCTGATGAATTTTATGCTGTAGGTTTACATTATGAAAATTTTGAACAAACTGAAGATGAAGAAGTTATTACTATAATAAATGAATTAAAGTAA
- the amrA gene encoding AmmeMemoRadiSam system protein A: MGKISAFYTMPHPPIIIPEVGRGEEEKIKETSEACYKVAKEIDSIKPDTIIIVTPHGPLFSDAVALSNGDSIYGDLGKFGASQVKLDLDINVSLTEKIIKYSEKENILTAKLTKDSAQRYGVKYELDHGTIVPLYFINKKYSSYKVVHITYGMLPKMQLYKFGMSIKKAVEDSNTNAVFIASGDLSHKLTDDGPYEYSPYGEKFDKEIISLLKNGDVFEVFNMDHTTIEKAGECGLRSYYIMLGSMNGYNIKGNLLAYEGTFGVGYSVMNFSIKDSNKDTYNQLIEKKTKRFTDKIKNEGVYVRLARESLTHYLIYGEYMDIPSYATDEMKENKRGVFVSLKKEGQLRGCIGTIFPTTENVAKEIIRNAIEAGEHDPRFNPVTEEELEELDFSVDVLTEPKEALKEDLDPKRYGVIVRSGLKSGLLLPDLEGVDTVDQQLDIVLQKAGISSYENYTIEKFEVIRHR; encoded by the coding sequence ATGGGAAAAATATCTGCTTTTTATACAATGCCTCATCCACCAATTATAATTCCTGAAGTAGGACGAGGAGAAGAAGAAAAAATAAAAGAAACATCTGAGGCATGTTATAAAGTTGCAAAAGAGATAGATAGTATTAAACCAGATACTATAATAATAGTTACACCACATGGTCCGTTGTTTAGTGATGCAGTTGCTCTATCTAATGGAGATAGTATATATGGAGATTTAGGGAAATTTGGAGCTTCACAAGTAAAATTAGATTTAGATATAAATGTATCTTTAACAGAAAAAATAATAAAGTATTCAGAAAAAGAAAATATTTTAACTGCAAAACTAACAAAAGATTCGGCACAGAGATATGGAGTTAAATACGAATTAGACCATGGAACTATAGTACCTTTATATTTTATAAATAAGAAATATTCAAGCTATAAAGTAGTTCACATAACATATGGAATGCTGCCTAAAATGCAGCTTTATAAATTTGGTATGAGTATAAAAAAAGCTGTAGAAGATAGCAATACTAATGCAGTATTTATTGCTAGTGGTGATTTATCACACAAACTTACTGATGATGGACCATATGAATACAGCCCTTATGGTGAGAAATTTGATAAAGAAATTATATCTTTACTAAAAAATGGAGATGTTTTTGAAGTATTTAATATGGATCATACTACTATTGAAAAAGCAGGTGAGTGTGGGCTTAGATCCTATTATATTATGTTAGGTTCAATGAATGGATATAATATTAAAGGTAATCTTTTGGCTTATGAAGGAACTTTTGGAGTGGGTTACTCTGTTATGAATTTTTCTATTAAAGATAGTAATAAAGATACTTATAATCAGTTGATAGAAAAAAAGACAAAAAGATTTACGGACAAAATAAAAAATGAAGGTGTCTATGTAAGGCTTGCTCGTGAAAGTTTAACTCATTATTTGATATATGGAGAGTATATGGATATACCTTCGTATGCAACAGATGAAATGAAAGAAAATAAAAGAGGAGTTTTCGTATCATTAAAAAAAGAAGGTCAATTAAGAGGATGCATAGGAACTATTTTTCCAACTACAGAAAATGTAGCTAAGGAAATCATTAGAAATGCTATAGAAGCTGGAGAACATGATCCTAGATTTAATCCTGTAACAGAAGAAGAGTTAGAAGAATTAGATTTTTCTGTAGATGTACTTACAGAACCTAAAGAAGCTTTAAAAGAAGATCTTGATCCTAAAAGATATGGTGTAATAGTAAGAAGTGGATTAAAATCAGGATTGTTACTTCCTGACTTAGAAGGAGTAGATACTGTAGATCAACAGCTTGATATTGTACTTCAAAAAGCAGGGATATCTTCTTATGAAAATTATACTATTGAAAAATTTGAAGTTATAAGACATAGATAG